Below is a genomic region from Mesorhizobium sp. NZP2298.
GTTGCCGACAGGGCGAAGGAGATGGCCGCGCAGGCTTTCCGGGCGCTTGGCTGCGAGGCCATGGCGCGCGTCGACTTCTTCCTGCGCGCCGACGGTTCGCTGCTGGTCAACGAGGTCAACACGCTGCCGGGCTTCACCGACATTTCGATGTACGCCAAGGCGCTGGCGGCGATAGGCATCGGCTACAGCAAGGTTATCGACGTGCTCATCGAGCACGCGCTGGCAAGGTATGCGGCGCGGTGATCGACTGATACCGTTCGGGAGCAAGCCCCCATCGCGTTCGCTTCCGGCTGGAAGCCGACGGCAGTTGCTGCATGTACAGATGATCCCGTACGGTATCATGATTTGTGATCCCGCACGGTAGCAAAATGGCTTTGATTTCATCCTGGCAAGGCATATGCTCCCGTTCGGGAGCAGAATCATGACCGAGACCACACCGTCGCCTGAAAGCGCTGTCGAAATTGCGCGCCGCGCCGTACGATCCGCTCCCGCCGAGCAGGGGGATTTATTCGGGTCGCTGGCGCCGGCCGTCCCGGCTGGCGGCGTTTCGAATAAGCATGATGGGAGCCTTGAGAACCCCCGCGATGCCTCCAGGCCCGTCCGCGCATCGCTGCCGCGGCGGCTTCCGTCGGTCCGCGACGATGACGGGGGCGCCTTGGCGCAATCGGCCTTGCAGGGCAACACCATAACGTCGCCGGCGGATCTCGGCCGGCTGGTTCGCGCGGCCCGCAAGCGGCGAGATTTCTCCCAGCAGCAGTTCGCCGATCTCGCTGGGGTCGGCCGGCGCTTCTTGTCGGAGTTGGAGAACGGCAAGCCGACGCTCGAACTGGGGAAAGTCCTGAAGGTCGCCGACACTGCCGGCATTGCGCTGTTTGCCAGGGAAGGCTGAACGGACGGGCGCCCGGCTCGACCGAGATGACCTTGACGCCGAAGGGGGCGAGTTCCGACGCCAGCACTTCGGTTAGGCCGCCCACCGCCACTTTGCTGCCTGGTAGGCGCTGGGGCCGGCGTGGCCATCCGCCCGCCGACCGAGGAGATGTTGGCGATATCGCCCGAGCGCTGCGACGGATATGAAGTCGGCAAGGCGTTGCCGAGGTCGGTCTTGATCTCGAGGTAGAGCTGGTTGAGCAACTCATCCTTGCTGGCGAAGTCGTTGAAGAGCGTGCCTTCGGAGAGGCCCGGCCTCCCTGGCGATCCTGGCCGTGGCCGCGCCGGTTCCAAGCGTCGCCACCAGTTCGGTGGCCGAGGCCAGGATTGCCTGACGTTTTTCTTCGGCGAGGGGGCGTGCCATGTCCAACCCGTTTGAGCGAGTGGTCACTCATTTATTGCGGTGTGCACAAAATGTCAGGCGTGTGGAGCCATTCGGACCGGCGTTCGTTTGGAAGCAGCGCATTGCCGCCGGCCAAGGTTGCACGCCGGCTCAATATATCAGACCATGGCCATTGGCAGGGGAGAGGTACGAGGTGGCGAACAATCGTCGGAATGGAATGGCGCCTCAAGCGCTGGACGACATTCTTGCGGCCGCCGCGCCCCACCCGCGAACCTCGCTGCCCAATGTGGCGACCACCGTCACGACGGTGGCCGCACTCTATTTCGGGCGCGAGGTTTTCCTGCCGATCGCCATTGCACTGCTGCTGACCTTCGCGCTCGCGCCCTTGGTTTCGGCGCTCAAGCGGATCGGCATTCCCCGGATCGCCGCTGTCATCGCCAGCGTGCTGGCCGCTTTCGCGGCACTTGCCCTGTTCAGCTTCGTCGTCGCCACGCAGGTCAGCGAACTGGCGCAGAACATCCCTGTCTATCAGACCAACATCCTGGCCAAGATCCGCTCACTCAAGGAAACCGGGGTCGGGGGAGGGATCATTTCGAGATTGAGCGGCGTGGTCGAGCGTGTCGGCCAGGAGATCGACAGGCAGGACGCCACGCTGCCGGCCGCCACGCCCGACAAGCCGCCGCGCGAGCCGGTGCCCGTCGAAATCGTCGCGCGCGAAAGGCCGCTCGAAGTCCTGCAGAACATCGTCGGTCCGCTGATCAGCCCGCTCGGATCGGCCGGGCTGATCATTGTCGTCGTCATCTTCATGCTGCTCGAGCGGGAGGATTTGCGCGACCGTTTCATCCGGCTTGTCGGCTACGGCGACCTCCACCGCACCACCGAGGCGCTTCAGGATGCCGGCAAGCGGGTGGGCCGCTACCTGCTCATGCAATTGGTCGTCAACATCGTCTACGCCATACCGATCGCGATCGGGCTGTGGATCCTCGGCATTCCAAATGCGCTGCTGTGGGGCCTGCTCGCACTCGCGCTGCGTTTCGTTCCCTATATCGGTCCGGCCATAGGCATGCTGCTGCCGCTGCTCCTGGCGCTGGCCGTGGCACCCGGCTGGTCGCTCGTCCTGTGGACGGCCGCCCTGTTCGTGGTGATGGAACTGGTCACCGGCAACGTCGTCGAACCCTGGCTTTACGGTTCGCGAACGGGGCTGTCACCGCTGGCGATCATCGTTGCGGCCATCTTCTGGACGTGGCTCTGGGGGCCGCTCGGACTGGTCCTGTCGACGCCGCTCACCGTCTGCCTGGTGGTTCTGGGCAGGCACGTGCCGCAGTTCGAATTCCTCGACGTGCTGTTCGGCAACGAGCCCGTGCTGGAACCTCATGCGCGGCTCTACCAGCGGCTTCTGGCCGGCGATCCGGACGAAGCCACCGATCATGCCGAGGAGATGCTGGAAGAAAAGTATCTGGTCGAGTTCTACGACAAGGTCGCCATTCCGGCTCTTCTGCTGGGCGAGCGGGACCGTGTGCGCGGCGTCATGGGTGACCTGCAAAGACGTCAAGTGGCGGCCAGTGCCCTGACGCTGGTGGCCAATCTGGAAGACGACGCGAAAGAGGAAGCGGGCGAGGAGGATGCGCAGGCCGAGGAGACGGGCGAGCCCGGCGACGCGGCCGATGAGGACGCGGCCGACCTGCCAGACGGCACCGGCCTCTCGGTGCTTTGCGCCGGCGGGCGAGGCGAACTCGACGATGCCGCCGCCGCGATGCTGGCGCAGGTGCTGGAAGTCCAAGGCGCGGCCGCGTCGAAGGCGGGCTTTGCCGACATGGAACCCGCCAGCATCCGCCGCCTCGAACTTGAAGCCATCGATACGGTCGTGGTCGGCTTCCTCAACCGCGATTCCGTCAAGCACGCCCGCTTCCTGGTTCGCCGGCTGAAGCGGGCGAAGGCAGCACTTCGGGTGGGCATCGTGTTCTGGTCGGAGACCGGCAACGACGACAAGGAAGCGGCCGCCAGGCTGGCCCAGGACATCAGCGCGGATTTCGTCGCGCATGGCATGGTCGGCGCGGTGACGGGCGCGCTGTCGAAGGAGCCGCCGATTGCGTTGAAGCTCGTCGCCAAACGGCGCCGGCCGCGCGCTGCCCCAAGGAAGGTGGCTGCCGCGGCGACGGCTTAGAGACGAAAGCCGGTTACAGCGAGGGAGTTTGAGTCTGAGTGGGCTCTCCCGGGAAGGTGCTCATGACGGCTTTGCGCCGCATGTCAGTCTTTCGATCCGTTCGATCGCTATCCGGAAAGCGGACGTAACCGTGGGTGCCCTGGATTTCCGGTTCCGCTGAGGCGGCTGGCTCGATTCGATTTCGTCGGATCACATGCGCTTCTCGAAGCGGAACATCCCGCTGTCCTCCGGCAAGTCCGGTCCGGCGGAATGTTCCGGGCCCGGGTGGCGTGCGTTGTAGTACTCCACGATGCTGAAGCCACAGACGTTGATGTAGAAGTGGATGTTGCGCTTCTCGAAATACGGCGTGTGGGTCGTCCATACCTTGGTGGCGGGATAGCGCTTCTCGATCGCGGTCCACGCCTTGCGGCCGATTCCCCGGCCGATCTCGCCTGCGCGCACGAAGAAGAAGTCGAGCGAATTGTGCTGCGTCTCGATGTCGATGGACACGACGGCGCCGCCGACCCATCGCCCGTCCTCCAGGATGCGGAGCACCTCGGCGTTCGGCGCCTCGAACGAGGCGGTCACGTCTGCGTCGGATGGAACCGATCCGTCTTCGGTAGACCCGAACGCCTCGATGGCGGCGATCGCGAAGGCTTCCCCGAGATCCCAGCGGAAGCGGGGCAGATCGGCTTCTGTGGCGATGTCGAGCGTAATACGGCTTTGGTTCGGCGGGGCTGTCATCGGAAGTCTCCAGATTGAGGGAAGAAGCGGGGCTCGCGTTCGGCCGATCGAGCCCGGATACTCATGCCTTGACCGGAGCCGCGCCGGCTGTGCCTTCGGCCGGCGCCTTGCGGCCCGGCAATCGCATGACGAGGACGAAGAACACGGGCACGAAGACCACGGCAAGCACGGTGGCCGAGATCATGCCGCCGAAGAGGCCAGTGCCCAAAGCGTTCTGCGTTTCGGAACTCGGACCCTTGGCGACGACCAGGGGCACGATGCCGAGCGTGAAGGCCAGCGATGTCATGACGATGGGGCGCAGCCGCAACCGCGCCGCTTCGACGGCCGCCTCGCGCAGGCTCCGCCCCTCGTCGCACAGCTTGCGGGCGAACTCCACGATCAGCACGGCGTTCTTGGCCGACAGGCCGATCAGCGTGATCAAGCCGACCTTGAAGAACACGTCGTTCTCGAAGCCACGCAGATGCACCGCGACGACCGCGCCCAGGATCCCG
It encodes:
- a CDS encoding GNAT family N-acetyltransferase, whose amino-acid sequence is MTAPPNQSRITLDIATEADLPRFRWDLGEAFAIAAIEAFGSTEDGSVPSDADVTASFEAPNAEVLRILEDGRWVGGAVVSIDIETQHNSLDFFFVRAGEIGRGIGRKAWTAIEKRYPATKVWTTHTPYFEKRNIHFYINVCGFSIVEYYNARHPGPEHSAGPDLPEDSGMFRFEKRM
- a CDS encoding helix-turn-helix transcriptional regulator; this translates as MTETTPSPESAVEIARRAVRSAPAEQGDLFGSLAPAVPAGGVSNKHDGSLENPRDASRPVRASLPRRLPSVRDDDGGALAQSALQGNTITSPADLGRLVRAARKRRDFSQQQFADLAGVGRRFLSELENGKPTLELGKVLKVADTAGIALFAREG
- a CDS encoding AI-2E family transporter, giving the protein MAPQALDDILAAAAPHPRTSLPNVATTVTTVAALYFGREVFLPIAIALLLTFALAPLVSALKRIGIPRIAAVIASVLAAFAALALFSFVVATQVSELAQNIPVYQTNILAKIRSLKETGVGGGIISRLSGVVERVGQEIDRQDATLPAATPDKPPREPVPVEIVARERPLEVLQNIVGPLISPLGSAGLIIVVVIFMLLEREDLRDRFIRLVGYGDLHRTTEALQDAGKRVGRYLLMQLVVNIVYAIPIAIGLWILGIPNALLWGLLALALRFVPYIGPAIGMLLPLLLALAVAPGWSLVLWTAALFVVMELVTGNVVEPWLYGSRTGLSPLAIIVAAIFWTWLWGPLGLVLSTPLTVCLVVLGRHVPQFEFLDVLFGNEPVLEPHARLYQRLLAGDPDEATDHAEEMLEEKYLVEFYDKVAIPALLLGERDRVRGVMGDLQRRQVAASALTLVANLEDDAKEEAGEEDAQAEETGEPGDAADEDAADLPDGTGLSVLCAGGRGELDDAAAAMLAQVLEVQGAAASKAGFADMEPASIRRLELEAIDTVVVGFLNRDSVKHARFLVRRLKRAKAALRVGIVFWSETGNDDKEAAARLAQDISADFVAHGMVGAVTGALSKEPPIALKLVAKRRRPRAAPRKVAAAATA